A section of the Citrobacter farmeri genome encodes:
- the psiE gene encoding phosphate-starvation-inducible protein PsiE, producing the protein MTSLSRPRVEFISTILQTVLNLGLLSLGLILVVFLGKETLHLADVLFAPEQASKYELVEGLVVYFLYFEFIALIVKYFQSGFHFPLRYFIYIGITAIVRLIIVDHKSPLDVLIYSAAILLLVITLWMCNSKRLKRE; encoded by the coding sequence CACTCTCTCGTCCGCGCGTGGAGTTTATCTCCACGATCCTACAGACCGTGTTGAACCTTGGGCTGTTGAGTCTGGGCCTGATCCTGGTCGTATTCCTTGGTAAAGAGACGCTGCATCTGGCAGATGTGCTCTTTGCGCCTGAGCAAGCCAGCAAGTATGAGCTGGTGGAAGGGCTGGTTGTCTACTTTCTCTATTTCGAGTTTATCGCGCTGATTGTGAAGTACTTTCAGTCAGGCTTTCACTTTCCGCTGCGCTATTTCATTTATATCGGGATCACCGCGATCGTTCGGCTGATCATTGTCGATCACAAATCCCCTCTCGATGTGCTGATCTATTCGGCGGCGATCCTGCTGCTGGTGATCACGCTCTGGATGTGTAATTCAAAACGCCTGAAGCGCGAGTAG